The Mycolicibacterium boenickei genome has a segment encoding these proteins:
- a CDS encoding DUF3000 domain-containing protein yields the protein MTSAEPAQFRTAVAAMNATTVRPEIELGPIRPPQRLAPYSYALGAEVRHPDMAVVPERSEGDAFGRLILLHDPDGAEAWDGTMRLVAYIQADLDSSEAVDPLLPEVAWSWLVDALESRAEHVTALGGTVTATTSVRYGDISGPPRAHQLELRASWTATDLELGPHVEAFCEVLEHAAGLPPAGVTDLSSRTRA from the coding sequence GTGACCTCTGCCGAACCGGCCCAGTTCCGGACGGCGGTGGCGGCGATGAATGCCACCACCGTGCGGCCAGAAATCGAACTGGGTCCGATACGCCCGCCACAGCGGTTGGCGCCTTACAGCTACGCGCTGGGCGCCGAGGTCCGACATCCCGATATGGCAGTCGTCCCGGAGCGCTCCGAGGGCGACGCGTTCGGCCGGCTGATCTTGCTGCACGACCCCGACGGAGCCGAGGCCTGGGACGGCACCATGCGACTGGTCGCCTACATCCAGGCCGACCTCGACTCCAGCGAGGCCGTCGACCCGCTGCTGCCCGAGGTGGCCTGGAGCTGGCTCGTGGACGCCCTGGAGTCGCGTGCCGAGCACGTCACCGCACTCGGCGGCACCGTCACCGCCACCACCTCGGTGCGCTACGGTGACATATCCGGCCCACCGCGGGCACACCAGCTCGAGCTGCGTGCCTCCTGGACCGCGACCGATCTGGAGTTGGGACCGCATGTGGAGGCATTCTGTGAAGTGCTTGAGCACGCCGCAGGGCTGCCCCCGGCAGGTGTCACCGACCTGAGTTCCCGTACCCGCGCTTGA
- a CDS encoding alpha/beta hydrolase, whose amino-acid sequence MRHQLVKALRRSAVAAPVLSLLLTSCSPLFAADPRYATNSGAHPQGQPESTSAAPPGPPGIDAPKNDLSWRDCTPRVFNSAGIQPPADVTLECASYDADLDSINGATGTVSIGVVRARSPQTPPDAGPLVMTTGSDIPSSVQLPTWLARSGTDILKTHPIVAVDRRGMGMSGALDCRDVYDRQEMLDQTQFQAGDDPVANLGAVTMTATTSCTDTIAPGDSAYDNAHAAEDLERLRSTWDVPTLALLGIGNGAQVALAYAGLHPNKVSRLALDSPLPLAVGAETAAEQRVKGQQAALDAFAAQCVATNCPLAPDPKGAVDALLADARAGRGPGGASVATLADAITTGMGFPQGDRIAATNNLATALAAARAGDAGPISALITQTDGLRQTDGQFVNSCSDALNRPTPDRVRELVVAWGKLYPQFGAVGALNLVKCLNWPSGTAPKDPQDLKIPVLLLGVRNDPIVGSEGVAAVAATIINAGANNRRVMWQGIGHGASIYTACALPPLTGYLDSGKLPETDTYCPA is encoded by the coding sequence ATGCGTCATCAGCTGGTGAAAGCCCTGAGGAGATCGGCGGTCGCCGCGCCCGTCCTGTCATTACTGCTCACCTCCTGCTCACCACTGTTCGCCGCAGATCCGCGCTACGCCACCAACTCCGGCGCCCACCCGCAGGGACAGCCCGAGTCCACGTCGGCGGCCCCGCCCGGTCCGCCCGGTATCGACGCGCCCAAGAACGACCTGTCCTGGCGGGACTGCACCCCCCGGGTGTTCAACAGCGCCGGAATCCAGCCGCCCGCCGACGTCACGCTGGAGTGCGCGAGCTATGACGCCGACCTCGACTCGATCAACGGGGCCACCGGCACGGTCAGCATCGGCGTGGTGCGGGCCCGTTCGCCCCAGACCCCGCCCGACGCCGGTCCGCTGGTGATGACCACCGGATCCGACATCCCAAGCTCGGTGCAGCTGCCGACCTGGTTGGCGCGCTCGGGAACCGACATCCTCAAGACCCACCCCATCGTCGCCGTCGACCGGCGCGGCATGGGCATGTCCGGCGCACTCGATTGCCGCGACGTCTACGACCGTCAGGAAATGCTGGACCAGACCCAGTTTCAGGCCGGCGACGATCCGGTGGCCAACCTCGGCGCGGTCACCATGACCGCCACCACCAGTTGCACCGACACCATCGCCCCTGGCGACTCGGCCTACGACAACGCGCACGCGGCCGAGGATCTGGAGCGGCTGCGCAGCACCTGGGACGTGCCGACCCTGGCGCTGCTGGGCATCGGCAACGGCGCACAGGTGGCCCTGGCCTACGCCGGTTTGCATCCCAACAAGGTGTCGCGACTGGCCCTCGACTCCCCGCTGCCGCTGGCAGTCGGTGCCGAGACCGCCGCCGAGCAACGCGTCAAGGGCCAGCAGGCCGCGCTGGACGCGTTCGCCGCGCAGTGCGTGGCCACCAACTGCCCGCTGGCTCCCGATCCGAAGGGCGCCGTCGACGCGCTACTGGCCGATGCGCGCGCCGGACGCGGCCCCGGCGGGGCCTCGGTGGCCACCCTGGCCGACGCGATCACCACCGGAATGGGCTTCCCGCAAGGCGACCGGATCGCCGCGACCAACAACCTGGCGACGGCCCTGGCCGCGGCTCGCGCCGGTGACGCAGGCCCGATCTCGGCCCTGATCACCCAGACCGACGGCCTGCGCCAGACCGACGGCCAATTCGTCAACTCCTGCAGCGACGCGCTGAACCGGCCGACCCCGGACCGCGTCCGTGAGCTGGTGGTCGCCTGGGGCAAGCTCTACCCGCAGTTCGGCGCCGTCGGCGCACTGAACCTCGTCAAATGCCTCAACTGGCCCAGCGGCACCGCACCGAAAGACCCGCAGGACCTCAAGATTCCGGTGCTGCTGCTCGGCGTGCGCAACGATCCGATCGTCGGCAGCGAGGGCGTCGCGGCCGTCGCCGCGACCATCATCAACGCCGGTGCCAACAACCGCCGGGTGATGTGGCAGGGCATCGGCCACGGCGCCAGCATCTACACCGCGTGCGCTCTGCCCCCGTTGACGGGCTATCTCGACAGCGGCAAACTGCCCGAGACCGACACGTACTGTCCCGCCTGA
- a CDS encoding helix-turn-helix transcriptional regulator: MRARYDGSVQAQAAVGALACGMGGSWLTRPGMTAVVGSFGDIEVHHHPAVQLAVGIGGPLVLVSGDGAEQRCSVAAVAGGTRHAMRPGGASAALSVYLGAETSTATTLNAVIRAHGDHAGLWAIGGADSLAASVADAVRAEDLAGAAEMVIDALLGWFGADTEAAVHPQVREAIQLVTARIPSRTDLGSVAGEVAMSADHLGRLFRKQTGTSFGAMARWTRLLSALEHLGAGASITDAAHLAGFADGAHATRVCRELTGIAPSDVARALG; encoded by the coding sequence GTGCGCGCCAGGTACGACGGATCCGTACAAGCGCAGGCCGCCGTCGGCGCGCTAGCCTGCGGTATGGGCGGCAGCTGGCTCACCAGGCCCGGCATGACGGCGGTGGTGGGTTCGTTCGGTGACATCGAGGTGCACCACCATCCCGCGGTGCAGCTCGCGGTCGGGATCGGTGGCCCACTGGTGTTGGTGTCCGGCGACGGTGCCGAACAGCGCTGCTCCGTCGCGGCGGTGGCCGGCGGTACCCGGCATGCGATGCGGCCGGGCGGCGCGAGTGCGGCGCTTTCGGTGTATCTGGGTGCTGAAACATCCACTGCGACAACGCTCAACGCCGTGATCCGGGCGCACGGTGACCATGCCGGCCTGTGGGCGATCGGCGGTGCCGATTCACTGGCGGCGTCGGTGGCCGACGCGGTGCGGGCCGAGGATCTCGCCGGTGCGGCGGAGATGGTCATCGACGCGCTGCTGGGCTGGTTCGGCGCCGACACCGAGGCAGCGGTGCACCCGCAGGTGCGCGAGGCGATCCAACTCGTCACGGCCCGGATCCCGAGTCGCACCGATCTGGGCTCGGTGGCCGGCGAGGTGGCGATGTCGGCGGACCATCTTGGCCGGCTTTTCCGCAAACAGACCGGGACGTCGTTCGGGGCGATGGCGCGGTGGACGCGCCTGCTGTCCGCGCTCGAGCATCTCGGCGCGGGGGCGTCGATCACCGATGCGGCGCATCTGGCCGGGTTCGCCGACGGCGCGCATGCCACCCGGGTGTGTCGTGAGCTGACCGGTATCGCCCCCAGTGACGTGGCGCGGGCATTGGGCTGA
- a CDS encoding protoporphyrinogen oxidase yields MSATYCVVGGGISGLVAAYRLRLAAGPRAQITLLDPADRLGGVLRTERVGGQPFDVGAEAFIVRRPEMPDLLAELGLAGRQISPTGTRPLIYSGARLHQLPQGTLQGIPAQASSLLGLVDDETVARILDERNRPLRWNRGADPAVADLVGDRFGTQVVTRSVDPLLTGVYAGSSATIGLRSAVPSLAAALDRGARSLTDAVREALPPPSDAPVFGAVDGGYTVLLEELRRRADVRWAQVAAVRVDRRGQGWSVLDDEGASWYADAVMLAVPAPHLPSLIEHIAPRTAAAARRIRVASAAVVALALPGGTPLPQQSGVLVAAGERLNAKAITMSSRKWGRRGNVEMVRLSFGRYGDDMARSTGDEDLLAWSARDLNALFGVAVEPVDSHVHRWIDAMPQYGPGHPDLVAELRAGLPPTLAVAGAYLDGIGVPACVGTATRAAAELVYSGVAR; encoded by the coding sequence GTGAGTGCCACCTATTGCGTTGTCGGCGGCGGCATTTCAGGCCTCGTCGCGGCGTACCGGTTGAGGCTCGCGGCCGGACCGCGGGCTCAGATCACGCTGCTCGACCCGGCTGACCGGCTGGGCGGGGTGCTGCGCACCGAGCGGGTCGGCGGGCAACCGTTCGATGTCGGGGCCGAGGCATTCATCGTCCGCCGGCCGGAGATGCCGGATCTGCTCGCCGAGCTGGGCCTGGCCGGTCGTCAGATCAGTCCCACGGGCACCCGCCCCCTGATCTACAGCGGTGCCCGGCTGCATCAGCTGCCGCAGGGCACCTTGCAGGGCATTCCCGCCCAGGCGTCCTCGCTGCTCGGTCTGGTCGACGACGAGACGGTCGCCCGCATCCTCGACGAGCGCAACCGGCCGCTGCGATGGAACCGCGGTGCCGATCCGGCGGTCGCCGACCTGGTCGGTGACCGGTTCGGGACACAGGTGGTGACCCGGTCGGTGGACCCGCTGCTCACCGGTGTGTACGCAGGGTCCTCGGCGACGATCGGGTTGCGCTCGGCGGTGCCGTCGCTGGCGGCCGCTCTGGATCGCGGGGCGCGAAGCCTCACCGATGCGGTGCGTGAGGCGCTGCCGCCACCGTCGGATGCGCCCGTGTTCGGGGCCGTCGACGGTGGTTACACGGTGCTGCTGGAGGAACTGCGGCGGCGGGCCGATGTGCGGTGGGCGCAGGTCGCCGCGGTGCGGGTGGACCGCCGCGGACAGGGCTGGTCGGTGCTCGACGACGAGGGCGCGAGTTGGTATGCCGACGCGGTGATGCTGGCGGTCCCGGCCCCGCACCTGCCCTCGCTGATCGAACACATCGCCCCGCGTACTGCGGCGGCGGCCCGGCGTATCCGGGTGGCCTCGGCGGCGGTGGTGGCCCTGGCTCTGCCGGGCGGAACGCCGTTGCCGCAGCAGTCCGGGGTCCTGGTGGCCGCGGGCGAACGGCTCAATGCAAAGGCGATCACGATGTCCTCGCGCAAGTGGGGCCGGCGCGGGAATGTCGAGATGGTGCGGTTGTCCTTCGGCCGCTACGGCGACGACATGGCTCGCAGTACTGGGGACGAGGACCTGCTGGCCTGGTCGGCGCGCGATCTGAACGCGCTGTTCGGGGTCGCGGTGGAGCCGGTGGACAGTCACGTGCACCGGTGGATCGACGCGATGCCCCAGTACGGCCCCGGCCACCCCGATCTGGTCGCTGAACTTCGTGCGGGCCTGCCCCCGACGCTCGCCGTGGCCGGCGCATATCTGGACGGGATCGGGGTGCCGGCGTGTGTGGGCACCGCCACCCGGGCGGCCGCGGAACTGGTGTACAGCGGCGTGGCACGATAG
- the hemE gene encoding uroporphyrinogen decarboxylase, whose protein sequence is MNTRRELPDSPYLAAASGRAPHRVPVWFMRQAGRSLPEYRALRAQHRMLEACFDPELVCEITLQPVRRHGVDAAILFSDIVVPLKAAGIGLDIVPDVGPVIEHPIRSVADVEDMKPLEPGQVSPVTEAVSMLVRELGDVPLIGFAGAPFTLASYLVEGGPSRHHERTKAMMLGESATWHALMSALTDLTIEFLQAQVDAGVDALQVFDSWAGTLSLADYRAYVLPHTTRVFATMAAAGVPMTHFGVGTAELLGAMSEALGPAPATMVGVDWRTSLVDAAARVKPGSALQGNLDPVVLLAGWPVAEAAVRRVVEDGRAAVAAGAAGHVFNLGHGVLPATDPGIITEAVTLVHSL, encoded by the coding sequence ATGAATACCCGCCGGGAGCTGCCCGATTCCCCGTATCTTGCCGCCGCGAGCGGCCGCGCCCCGCACCGTGTACCGGTGTGGTTCATGCGGCAGGCCGGCCGCTCGTTGCCGGAGTACCGCGCGCTGCGCGCCCAGCATCGGATGCTGGAGGCCTGCTTCGACCCCGAACTGGTCTGCGAGATCACGCTGCAGCCGGTGCGCAGGCACGGCGTGGACGCGGCGATCCTGTTCTCCGACATCGTGGTGCCGCTGAAGGCGGCCGGGATCGGTCTGGACATCGTCCCCGACGTCGGACCGGTCATCGAACACCCGATCCGGTCGGTCGCCGACGTCGAGGACATGAAACCGCTTGAACCGGGGCAGGTTTCACCGGTCACCGAGGCGGTCTCGATGTTGGTGCGCGAGTTGGGCGACGTGCCGCTGATCGGCTTCGCGGGCGCGCCGTTCACGCTGGCCTCCTACCTGGTGGAGGGCGGCCCCAGCCGGCACCATGAGCGCACCAAGGCGATGATGCTGGGGGAGTCGGCTACCTGGCATGCGCTGATGAGCGCGCTGACCGATCTGACCATCGAGTTCCTGCAGGCCCAGGTCGACGCGGGGGTGGACGCGCTGCAGGTGTTCGATTCGTGGGCCGGGACGCTGTCGTTGGCCGACTACCGCGCCTACGTGCTTCCCCACACCACCCGGGTGTTCGCCACCATGGCCGCGGCCGGCGTGCCGATGACGCATTTCGGCGTCGGCACGGCCGAACTGCTGGGGGCGATGTCCGAGGCCCTGGGCCCGGCACCGGCCACCATGGTCGGGGTGGACTGGCGCACCTCGCTGGTCGACGCCGCGGCCCGGGTCAAACCGGGCAGCGCGCTGCAGGGCAACCTCGATCCGGTGGTGCTGCTGGCGGGTTGGCCGGTGGCCGAGGCGGCGGTGCGGCGGGTCGTCGAGGACGGGCGCGCGGCGGTGGCGGCCGGGGCGGCCGGTCACGTCTTCAACTTGGGCCACGGTGTGCTGCCGGCGACCGATCCCGGCATCATCACCGAGGCGGTGACGCTGGTGCACTCGCTGTGA
- the hemQ gene encoding hydrogen peroxide-dependent heme synthase has product MAKLDYDELNSTIRYLMFSVFAVSPGELGEERTQITEEAAAFFKTQEERGVVVRGLYDVAGLRADADFMVWTHADNIEALQATYSDFRRTTALGRISDPVWSSVALHRPAEFNKSHVPAFIAGEDPGNYICVYPFVRSYEWYLLPDEERRRMLSEHGMAARGYKDVRANTVPAFALGDYEWILAFEAPELHRIVDLMRDLRATDARRHTREETPFFTGPRVSVEDLVAKLP; this is encoded by the coding sequence ATGGCCAAGCTCGACTACGACGAACTCAACTCCACGATCCGCTACCTGATGTTCTCGGTGTTCGCGGTGAGCCCGGGGGAACTGGGTGAGGAACGCACCCAGATCACCGAAGAGGCCGCGGCGTTCTTCAAGACCCAGGAAGAGCGTGGAGTGGTCGTGCGCGGCCTGTACGACGTGGCCGGCCTGCGGGCCGACGCCGACTTCATGGTCTGGACCCACGCCGACAACATCGAGGCGCTGCAGGCGACCTACTCGGACTTCCGCCGCACCACCGCGCTGGGCCGGATCAGCGACCCGGTGTGGAGCAGCGTTGCGCTGCACCGCCCGGCCGAGTTCAACAAGAGCCATGTCCCGGCGTTCATCGCCGGTGAGGATCCGGGCAACTACATCTGCGTGTACCCGTTCGTGCGCTCCTACGAGTGGTACCTGCTGCCCGACGAGGAGCGTCGCCGCATGCTGTCCGAGCACGGCATGGCCGCCCGCGGCTACAAGGACGTGCGGGCCAACACCGTGCCCGCGTTCGCCCTGGGCGACTACGAGTGGATCCTGGCCTTCGAGGCGCCCGAACTGCACCGAATCGTCGACCTCATGCGCGATCTGCGGGCCACCGACGCCCGTCGCCACACCCGCGAGGAGACGCCGTTCTTCACCGGCCCGCGGGTCAGCGTCGAGGATCTGGTCGCCAAGCTGCCCTGA
- the msrB gene encoding peptide-methionine (R)-S-oxide reductase MsrB yields the protein MTTDGPKLQLTDDEWREKLTPEEFAVLRRAGTERPFTGEYTDTKTEGVYECRACGAELFRSSEKFESHCGWPSFFDPADSAAVILRSDTSLGMRRVEVLCANCHSHLGHVFEGEGYPTPTDQRYCINSISLKLVPKTT from the coding sequence ATGACGACCGACGGTCCCAAGCTGCAACTGACCGATGACGAGTGGCGCGAGAAGCTGACCCCCGAGGAGTTCGCGGTGCTGCGCCGGGCCGGCACCGAACGGCCCTTCACCGGTGAGTACACCGACACCAAGACCGAAGGCGTGTACGAGTGCCGGGCCTGCGGCGCCGAGTTGTTCCGCAGCAGCGAGAAGTTCGAATCCCATTGCGGGTGGCCGTCGTTCTTCGATCCGGCCGATTCGGCCGCGGTGATCCTACGCTCGGACACCTCGCTCGGCATGCGCCGCGTCGAAGTGCTGTGCGCCAACTGCCACAGCCACCTGGGTCATGTGTTCGAAGGCGAGGGCTACCCCACCCCGACCGATCAGCGGTACTGCATCAACTCCATCTCGCTGAAGCTGGTGCCCAAGACCACCTGA
- the aftC gene encoding arabinofuranan 3-O-arabinosyltransferase, which produces MVAEAESTTNPVRFGLLNLFRPRTTPPSTASVLRSVLWPLAILSIIHRSYVLATNGYITDDFGPVYRAVSNFRRHWAIYNEHFSYVDPHYLYPPGGTLLLSPFGFLPEFASRFWFVAINAVAVIIAAALLVRLFKFSLTSVALPALLLAMFCTESVTNTLVFTNINGCILLAEVLFFTWLLSGKVGHQWWAGAAIGMTLVVKPLLGVLLLLPLLNRQWRALVTAIAVPVVFNAVAWPLSADPMGFVRNTLPYIMETRDYFNSAILGNGIYYGLPMWLIVALRVTFVVLAAVSLWLLYRYYRERDQLFWMLTSSGVLLITSWLVLSLAQGYYSMTLFPFLMTVVLPNSVLRNWPAWLAVYGFMTMDRWLLWRWPTTGRFLEYMKITYGWSLMLVVVFCVLYFRYLDAKQDGRLDGGIDPPWLSRPEAKDKEAASV; this is translated from the coding sequence CTGGTGGCCGAAGCAGAATCCACGACCAATCCAGTCAGATTCGGTCTTCTGAACCTTTTCCGTCCTCGCACCACCCCGCCGAGCACCGCCTCGGTGCTGCGTTCGGTGCTGTGGCCGCTCGCGATCCTGTCGATCATCCATCGCAGCTACGTGCTGGCCACCAACGGCTACATCACCGACGACTTCGGTCCGGTGTACCGCGCGGTGTCGAACTTCCGACGGCACTGGGCCATCTACAACGAGCACTTCAGCTACGTCGACCCGCACTACCTGTATCCCCCGGGCGGCACGCTGCTGCTGTCCCCGTTCGGCTTCCTGCCGGAGTTCGCCTCCCGCTTCTGGTTCGTCGCGATCAACGCGGTGGCCGTCATCATTGCGGCCGCCCTTCTGGTGCGCCTCTTCAAGTTCTCGCTCACCTCGGTGGCGCTGCCGGCTCTGCTGCTGGCCATGTTCTGCACCGAATCGGTGACCAACACATTGGTTTTCACCAACATCAACGGCTGCATCCTGCTCGCCGAGGTGCTGTTCTTCACCTGGCTGCTGTCGGGGAAGGTGGGACATCAGTGGTGGGCCGGCGCGGCGATCGGGATGACGCTGGTGGTCAAACCACTGCTCGGCGTGCTGCTGCTCCTGCCGCTGCTCAACCGGCAGTGGCGTGCATTGGTGACGGCGATCGCGGTGCCCGTCGTGTTCAACGCCGTCGCCTGGCCGCTGTCGGCAGACCCGATGGGCTTCGTCCGCAACACGCTGCCCTACATCATGGAGACCCGCGACTACTTCAACTCCGCCATCCTGGGCAACGGCATCTACTACGGGCTGCCGATGTGGCTGATCGTCGCGCTGCGGGTGACATTCGTGGTACTCGCCGCGGTCAGCCTGTGGCTGCTGTACCGCTACTACCGCGAGCGCGATCAACTGTTCTGGATGCTGACGTCCTCGGGCGTGCTGCTGATCACCTCGTGGCTGGTGCTCTCGCTGGCCCAGGGCTACTACTCGATGACGCTGTTCCCGTTCCTGATGACCGTGGTCCTGCCGAACTCGGTTCTCCGTAACTGGCCGGCCTGGCTGGCGGTCTACGGGTTCATGACGATGGACCGCTGGCTGCTGTGGCGCTGGCCCACCACCGGGCGGTTCCTGGAGTACATGAAGATCACCTACGGCTGGTCGCTGATGCTGGTCGTGGTGTTCTGCGTGCTGTACTTCCGGTATCTGGACGCCAAACAGGACGGCAGGCTCGACGGAGGTATCGACCCGCCGTGGCTGAGCCGTCCCGAGGCCAAGGACAAGGAAGCCGCGTCAGTCTGA
- a CDS encoding class I SAM-dependent methyltransferase, with protein sequence MTAPQESDHFEEMYRDERTSHGLPAATPWDIGGPQPVVQQLVALGAVKGEVLDPGTGPGHHAIHYASKGLSATGVDASPAAIERARQNAQKAGVTVDFRVADATRLDGLEGKFDTVVDTAFYHVFTGEPEMQKSYVRALHRATKPGARLYMYEFGEHNVNGFKMPRSMTADDFRGVLPDAGWEITYLGTTTYQGNVSVEVFETMAARDTDMADQMAPVLERLRVIEPWLVDGRVHMPFWEVHATRVD encoded by the coding sequence ATGACTGCTCCGCAAGAATCCGATCATTTCGAAGAGATGTACCGCGACGAGCGGACATCGCACGGCCTGCCCGCCGCGACCCCGTGGGATATCGGTGGGCCGCAGCCGGTCGTGCAGCAGCTCGTCGCCTTGGGTGCGGTCAAGGGGGAGGTGCTGGATCCGGGTACCGGTCCCGGTCACCACGCCATCCACTATGCGTCAAAAGGGTTGTCGGCCACGGGTGTTGACGCGTCACCGGCCGCGATCGAGCGGGCCCGGCAGAACGCGCAGAAGGCCGGCGTGACGGTGGATTTCCGGGTGGCCGACGCCACGAGGCTCGACGGGCTGGAGGGGAAGTTCGACACCGTCGTCGACACCGCGTTCTACCACGTCTTCACCGGTGAGCCCGAAATGCAGAAGTCGTACGTACGCGCCCTGCACCGGGCCACCAAACCTGGTGCGCGGCTGTACATGTACGAGTTCGGTGAGCACAACGTGAACGGCTTCAAGATGCCGCGTTCGATGACTGCCGACGATTTCCGCGGGGTGCTTCCCGACGCCGGGTGGGAGATCACCTATCTCGGCACCACGACGTATCAGGGCAACGTCAGCGTCGAGGTCTTCGAGACGATGGCTGCGCGTGACACCGACATGGCCGACCAGATGGCCCCGGTGCTGGAGCGACTGCGCGTCATCGAGCCGTGGCTGGTCGACGGCCGGGTGCACATGCCGTTCTGGGAGGTGCACGCCACCCGCGTCGACTGA
- a CDS encoding HRDC domain-containing protein — MTDQDPDSAEPDEAEATPLLSPAEGVPEVCVTSGEISSAATSLAKGSGPFAIDAERASGFRYSNRAYLVQIRRAGSGTALIDPVNHGGSPIDAMAPVAEALAADEWVLHAADQDLPCLSEIGLRPGKLYDTELAGRLAGFERVNLAAMVQRLLGLQLMKGHGAADWSKRPLPPEWLNYAALDVEVLLELRNAIAAVLEEQGKTDWAAQEFEYLRTYVAQPTRRDRWRRTSGIHKVRNPQALSAVRELWTTRDTIARGRDIAPGRILPDSAIINAATANPKTVDELIALPVFGGSKQRKSAKVWLDALNRARENTDPPEANESQSGPPPAARWARRKPEAAARLEAARAGLAELSERVSVPAENLITPEVVRRLCWDWRPVGDVATAVSEFLVEANVRPWQRELTVPVLTKALSSAE, encoded by the coding sequence ATGACCGACCAAGACCCAGACTCTGCCGAGCCCGACGAGGCCGAAGCAACCCCACTGCTCTCCCCCGCCGAAGGGGTGCCAGAAGTCTGCGTCACCTCCGGTGAAATATCTTCCGCAGCAACATCTCTCGCCAAAGGCAGCGGACCCTTCGCGATCGACGCCGAACGTGCGTCCGGCTTCCGCTACTCCAACCGCGCGTACCTGGTGCAGATCCGCCGCGCCGGCTCGGGAACCGCACTCATCGACCCGGTCAACCACGGCGGCTCCCCCATCGACGCGATGGCGCCGGTGGCCGAAGCCCTGGCCGCCGACGAATGGGTGCTGCACGCCGCAGACCAGGACCTGCCGTGCCTGTCCGAGATCGGCCTGCGCCCGGGCAAACTCTACGACACCGAGCTGGCGGGCCGCCTGGCCGGCTTCGAGCGGGTCAACCTGGCCGCGATGGTGCAACGGTTGCTCGGCCTGCAGTTGATGAAGGGGCACGGTGCGGCCGACTGGTCCAAGCGACCACTGCCGCCGGAATGGCTCAACTACGCCGCCCTGGACGTCGAGGTGCTGCTGGAATTGCGCAACGCAATCGCCGCCGTCCTCGAAGAACAGGGTAAAACCGACTGGGCTGCACAGGAATTCGAGTATCTGCGCACCTACGTGGCACAGCCCACCCGGCGTGACCGCTGGCGGCGCACCTCCGGCATTCACAAGGTGCGCAACCCGCAGGCACTGTCCGCCGTGCGCGAGCTGTGGACCACGCGTGACACCATCGCCCGCGGCCGCGACATCGCGCCCGGGCGCATCCTGCCCGACTCGGCGATCATCAACGCGGCAACGGCCAATCCCAAGACGGTCGACGAGCTCATCGCGCTGCCGGTCTTCGGAGGTTCGAAACAGCGCAAGAGCGCGAAGGTGTGGCTGGACGCACTGAACCGGGCCAGGGAGAACACCGATCCTCCCGAGGCCAATGAGAGCCAGAGCGGCCCGCCCCCGGCGGCCCGTTGGGCCAGGCGCAAGCCGGAAGCCGCCGCGCGCCTCGAAGCCGCGCGCGCCGGGCTGGCCGAACTGTCAGAGCGGGTGTCCGTACCTGCCGAGAACCTGATCACCCCTGAGGTGGTGCGCCGGCTGTGCTGGGACTGGCGCCCCGTCGGCGATGTGGCCACCGCGGTATCGGAGTTCCTCGTCGAGGCCAACGTCCGGCCCTGGCAGCGGGAGCTGACGGTGCCGGTGCTGACCAAGGCGCTCAGCTCCGCTGAGTGA
- a CDS encoding class I SAM-dependent methyltransferase, which yields MPAMSQIERAFCKTALWRTGTGQAVLGSIPIDRLGHDVLEIGSGSGDIAVRLRQAKPELAITATDFDPAMVRTAARRLQRFPDVTVRGADATDLPFADDSFDSVLSCLMLHHIVEWEKAIAEIARVLRPGGVFTGYDLTRTPMATAIHRLDRSPFRLVNPGELDDVCARHGLQMQTRTRLAGQVMQFTSD from the coding sequence ATGCCGGCAATGTCACAGATCGAGCGCGCCTTCTGCAAGACGGCGCTGTGGCGAACGGGGACCGGGCAGGCAGTGCTCGGCAGCATCCCGATCGATCGGCTGGGCCACGATGTGCTCGAAATCGGCTCGGGCAGTGGCGATATCGCAGTTCGACTGCGGCAGGCGAAACCGGAGCTGGCCATCACCGCGACCGACTTCGACCCGGCCATGGTGCGCACCGCGGCCCGGCGATTGCAGAGGTTCCCGGATGTGACGGTGCGCGGGGCCGACGCCACCGATCTGCCGTTCGCCGACGACTCCTTCGACTCCGTGCTCAGTTGCCTGATGCTGCACCACATCGTGGAGTGGGAGAAGGCGATCGCCGAGATCGCCCGGGTGCTGCGGCCCGGTGGTGTGTTCACCGGCTACGACCTGACCCGCACTCCGATGGCGACGGCGATCCACCGGCTCGACCGGTCACCGTTCCGGTTGGTGAATCCCGGCGAACTCGACGACGTCTGCGCGCGCCACGGTCTGCAGATGCAGACCCGGACCCGGCTGGCGGGTCAGGTCATGCAGTTCACCTCAGACTGA